In one Micromonospora polyrhachis genomic region, the following are encoded:
- a CDS encoding lantibiotic dehydratase, with protein MTTPTVTTAPILGGSVLLRMAGLPLSALAQGGDPQLATRLAEWDRDTAIYQERARQVAKQLGDLLVPHPGLHRAQRGTALRVRRALHRGDPVPASSTGLADLAVELLPDSGLAEALRETHAAADALRHAGHAIEGSVAAEEARLLDLPWRILHEHPAGRHTLRHGDVAIFEEISRRVVRGEPWTTKRMRQRSEYLWRMLTRGSARATPRGWLAHVGPLPVSETGATGWLAGKAIVVRDLAATEIVDNLDEFRKLRATSATVLADDGETVAIAPLSWQDVGQVAVWLVDTEQHGHGEQPEHGKQHSHGEQPEHGKRHSRDKQRSRLVAVRLRRSAVLDAVWSLLDSGPRPVVRLVDALAGRDPDRRDALRRFLAHLVEVGALQLGAAPQPRYTGWQPVAAFQLPANPNQLPANPDLAAAPAFVDVYRQPAGDLGRAYASELSELIGQALRVMALAGSDSPATPPALPRALTEKPRRLLDVVAECVEEDDSGFSGHGDHRHDWPVPRDADSGYARLFRWIDARLPNGAARVDGDGIDLGPATLDRCGAPEQPVDWPVDVLLRPIASRTVSDHSRPVTPVADRSRPVPAIPDHSGPVALLADLAPAGVLDARFLPALRHLGADLPHAEAYRRFLNRLDDLTDVPFVELLIPPMSTMAANAVRRPGYTRLWTGDPDQTGYFPDGARRPTTYLPLSAITLRVTDGRVIAEAEGRQIWPVMHTARVPRPPWDVIRALLLGASPQTDRRAWRPLTHSLPAWPDRNYVPRITVGGGRLVLTPAQWRISRADAGHPDEPLVDRMRTLVRLRHRLDLPRWVTVVTSPHDEPTTVDLESVRAPRVLDRLPAGHPALLVSELLPAPDQLPVRDEATPVDGGSLAELIFRVPFDTTADAAAGLVAARIHRPPGPSPEAPPDRPVPTENPPPDQRMVPHGPVRNR; from the coding sequence ATGACCACGCCCACGGTGACCACCGCACCGATCCTCGGTGGGTCGGTGTTGCTACGAATGGCTGGACTGCCGCTGTCAGCGCTCGCCCAGGGCGGCGATCCACAGCTCGCCACCCGCCTCGCCGAGTGGGACCGGGACACTGCCATCTACCAGGAGCGGGCCAGGCAGGTCGCCAAACAACTCGGTGACCTGCTCGTACCGCATCCCGGGCTCCACCGCGCCCAGCGGGGCACCGCCCTGCGGGTCCGGCGAGCGCTGCACCGAGGTGACCCAGTCCCGGCCAGCTCCACCGGCCTGGCTGACCTCGCCGTGGAACTCCTGCCTGACTCCGGCCTGGCCGAGGCGCTACGCGAGACGCACGCCGCTGCCGACGCACTACGTCACGCCGGCCACGCCATCGAAGGCTCGGTGGCAGCGGAGGAGGCCCGGTTACTGGACCTGCCCTGGCGGATCCTGCACGAGCATCCCGCCGGCCGACACACGCTGCGGCACGGGGACGTGGCCATCTTCGAGGAGATCTCCCGCCGGGTGGTCCGAGGTGAGCCGTGGACGACCAAACGGATGCGTCAACGCAGCGAGTACCTGTGGCGGATGCTCACCCGGGGCAGCGCGCGGGCCACGCCCCGGGGTTGGCTCGCGCATGTCGGCCCGCTTCCGGTCAGCGAGACCGGTGCCACCGGCTGGCTGGCCGGCAAGGCGATCGTCGTACGGGACCTCGCGGCCACTGAAATCGTCGACAACCTGGACGAGTTCCGCAAACTACGGGCAACCTCGGCGACGGTGCTTGCCGACGATGGGGAGACGGTCGCCATCGCCCCACTGAGCTGGCAGGACGTCGGGCAGGTGGCGGTCTGGCTGGTCGATACCGAGCAGCACGGCCATGGTGAGCAGCCCGAACACGGCAAGCAGCACAGCCATGGTGAGCAGCCCGAACATGGCAAGCGGCACAGCCGGGACAAGCAGCGCAGCCGGCTCGTGGCGGTCCGCCTGCGCCGCAGCGCCGTCCTGGACGCGGTGTGGTCACTGCTCGACAGCGGGCCCCGCCCGGTCGTACGACTCGTCGACGCGCTGGCCGGCAGGGATCCGGACCGGCGGGACGCCCTACGCCGGTTCCTCGCGCACCTGGTCGAGGTCGGCGCGCTGCAACTGGGTGCCGCCCCACAGCCGAGATACACCGGATGGCAGCCGGTGGCGGCGTTCCAGCTGCCGGCCAACCCGAACCAGTTACCGGCCAACCCGGATCTGGCCGCTGCCCCGGCGTTCGTCGACGTCTACCGGCAGCCAGCCGGTGACCTGGGCCGGGCGTACGCGAGCGAACTCTCCGAACTGATCGGCCAGGCGCTACGGGTGATGGCGCTGGCCGGCTCGGACAGCCCTGCCACACCGCCCGCCCTCCCACGAGCCCTGACCGAGAAGCCGCGGCGGCTGTTGGACGTCGTCGCGGAGTGCGTCGAGGAGGACGACAGCGGCTTCAGCGGGCACGGTGACCACCGACACGACTGGCCGGTACCTCGCGACGCAGACTCCGGCTACGCCCGACTCTTCCGGTGGATCGACGCACGGCTGCCGAATGGCGCCGCTCGGGTCGACGGGGACGGGATCGACCTCGGGCCGGCAACGCTCGACCGGTGCGGCGCGCCCGAGCAGCCGGTCGACTGGCCAGTGGACGTCCTGCTGCGACCCATCGCCAGCCGGACGGTGTCCGACCACTCCAGGCCAGTAACACCCGTAGCCGACCGCTCCAGGCCAGTGCCAGCCATACCCGACCATTCCGGGCCGGTTGCGCTGCTGGCGGACCTCGCCCCGGCCGGGGTGCTGGACGCCCGGTTCCTCCCCGCGCTACGGCATCTGGGCGCAGATCTGCCCCACGCCGAGGCGTACCGGCGATTCCTGAATCGACTCGACGACCTCACCGACGTGCCCTTCGTCGAACTGCTCATCCCACCGATGTCCACAATGGCGGCCAACGCCGTACGTCGCCCCGGCTACACGCGGCTCTGGACCGGTGACCCGGACCAGACCGGCTACTTCCCGGACGGGGCACGACGACCGACGACCTACCTGCCGCTGTCCGCCATCACGCTGCGCGTCACCGACGGACGGGTGATCGCCGAAGCCGAAGGCCGGCAGATCTGGCCGGTCATGCACACCGCCCGAGTGCCCCGTCCCCCGTGGGACGTCATCCGGGCCCTGCTTCTGGGCGCATCACCGCAGACCGACCGGCGTGCCTGGCGGCCCCTGACCCACTCACTTCCCGCATGGCCGGACCGGAACTACGTACCCCGGATCACCGTTGGTGGCGGCCGACTGGTGCTGACCCCGGCACAGTGGCGGATCAGTCGAGCCGATGCTGGCCATCCCGACGAGCCGCTGGTCGACCGGATGCGAACTCTGGTGCGACTGCGCCACCGACTTGACCTGCCCCGTTGGGTCACGGTCGTCACCAGTCCGCACGACGAGCCGACCACCGTCGACCTGGAGAGCGTACGGGCCCCCCGGGTGCTGGACCGGCTGCCGGCCGGACACCCGGCGCTGCTCGTCAGCGAACTACTGCCAGCGCCGGACCAGTTGCCCGTACGCGACGAGGCGACGCCGGTCGACGGTGGGAGCCTGGCCGAGTTGATATTCCGGGTGCCCTTCGACACCACCGCCGACGCGGCGGCCGGACTGGTCGCCGCACGGATCCACCGACCTCCCGGCCCCTCGCCGGAGGCTCCGCCGGACCGACCGGTACCGACGGAGAACCCACCGCCCGACCAGAGGATGGTGCCCCATGGACCAGTTCGGAACCGCTGA
- a CDS encoding lanthionine synthetase LanC family protein: protein MRSAVDPIGYALARRTLTTAAQQTSAAQEVAARADWGIPLLARLVTTVESTPAADIDPTIGVTARRAVLTWVAQRRGGVAAARLYGDGLASLVVGLGHACAVEPRLRTVAQLSRDRLVAWCRQEPHPDGPLAVDYDLVNGVAGAVLALTASPDPRPEHLRPGLHYLLRLCTGPGLAGLRHSAREPDSRLRWNVGQLNHGLAHGVPGILAALVAAHPVVCGAERDEVTEVVARLAGHLCRSAIRDGRGVLTWRRGSDETAATTDPRRQAWCYGAPGVAWQLAEAARVLDDPTVSEVARFSMASLCAAWDDDYYLRAESADAQLSLCHGAPGSYAVARAFADHDGLAGAGTLAEHLRDRIVERLPGWYDSTRAGATMLAGTAGTLAVLLADGPTSRGWLAPLALR from the coding sequence GTGCGCTCTGCCGTCGACCCCATCGGGTACGCGCTGGCCCGCCGCACCCTCACCACCGCCGCCCAGCAGACGTCCGCCGCCCAGGAGGTCGCGGCCCGGGCCGACTGGGGCATTCCCCTGCTGGCCCGGCTGGTAACCACGGTCGAGTCGACTCCGGCGGCCGACATCGACCCGACGATCGGGGTGACCGCCCGGAGAGCTGTGCTGACCTGGGTGGCCCAGCGTCGGGGCGGGGTGGCGGCGGCCCGGTTGTACGGGGACGGGCTGGCCAGCCTGGTCGTCGGTCTGGGACACGCCTGTGCTGTGGAGCCGCGACTGCGTACAGTGGCGCAGCTGTCCCGGGACCGGCTCGTCGCGTGGTGTCGACAAGAGCCCCATCCCGACGGACCGCTGGCCGTGGACTACGACCTGGTCAACGGGGTCGCCGGCGCGGTGCTCGCGTTGACGGCCAGCCCGGATCCTCGCCCCGAGCACCTGCGACCGGGGCTGCACTACCTGCTGCGCCTCTGCACCGGACCGGGGTTGGCCGGGCTACGACACAGCGCCCGGGAGCCCGATTCCCGGCTGCGCTGGAACGTCGGTCAGCTCAACCACGGTCTGGCCCATGGCGTACCTGGGATCCTCGCCGCCCTGGTCGCCGCGCATCCCGTGGTTTGCGGAGCCGAGCGGGACGAGGTGACCGAGGTGGTCGCCCGGCTGGCCGGACATCTCTGCCGGTCGGCGATCCGTGACGGGCGCGGGGTGCTCACCTGGCGACGGGGCAGTGACGAGACGGCCGCCACCACCGATCCCCGCCGGCAGGCCTGGTGTTACGGCGCTCCCGGCGTAGCGTGGCAGTTGGCCGAGGCCGCCCGGGTGCTGGACGATCCGACCGTCTCCGAGGTCGCCCGGTTCAGCATGGCCTCGCTCTGCGCCGCCTGGGACGACGACTACTACCTGCGCGCCGAGTCTGCTGACGCGCAGCTCAGCCTCTGTCACGGCGCACCCGGGTCGTACGCGGTGGCCCGCGCCTTCGCCGACCACGACGGGCTGGCGGGCGCTGGCACCCTGGCCGAGCATCTGCGGGACCGCATAGTCGAACGGTTGCCCGGCTGGTACGACTCGACCCGTGCCGGGGCAACCATGCTCGCCGGCACCGCCGGCACCCTGGCCGTGCTGCTCGCGGATGGGCCGACCAGCCGGGGCTGGCTCGCCCCGCTGGCGCTGCGCTGA
- a CDS encoding NADH-quinone oxidoreductase subunit B: MQLPGVLGEPIRFVLNWGRRYSLWVFNFGLACCAIEFIAASMGRHDFIRLGVIPFAHGPRQADLMVVSGTVTDKMAPAIKRLYDQMPEPKYVISFGACSNCGGPYWDSYSVTKGVDQIIPVDVYVPGCPPRPEALLHGILRLQEKIAAEQSGIGGVPRPDPLASPADQPTDQPAEARSVESLTAPLVRPPATNPSA; this comes from the coding sequence GTGCAGCTGCCGGGAGTGTTGGGGGAGCCGATCCGGTTCGTGCTCAACTGGGGTCGGCGCTACTCGCTGTGGGTCTTCAACTTTGGGCTCGCCTGCTGCGCGATCGAGTTCATCGCCGCCAGCATGGGCCGGCACGACTTCATCCGACTGGGCGTGATCCCGTTCGCCCACGGACCACGTCAGGCCGACCTGATGGTGGTATCCGGCACCGTCACCGACAAGATGGCCCCGGCCATCAAGCGGCTCTACGACCAGATGCCCGAGCCGAAGTACGTCATCTCGTTCGGTGCCTGCTCCAACTGCGGCGGCCCGTACTGGGACTCGTACTCGGTCACCAAGGGCGTCGACCAGATCATCCCGGTCGACGTCTACGTTCCGGGTTGCCCGCCTCGTCCCGAGGCGCTGCTGCACGGCATCCTGCGGCTCCAGGAGAAGATCGCCGCCGAGCAGTCCGGGATCGGTGGGGTGCCCCGACCGGATCCGCTCGCCTCCCCGGCGGACCAGCCGACCGACCAGCCAGCCGAAGCGCGTAGCGTCGAATCGCTGACCGCGCCCCTGGTTCGGCCGCCCGCCACCAACCCGTCCGCCTGA
- a CDS encoding DUF305 domain-containing protein, whose protein sequence is MTRYRRSLLAASLLLLTGCGSATAPTPPTSTPPEASPAPTAVVSAIGEFNAADVMFLQMMVTHHEQGIELVRLAETRAQRPELKILAAAIDVTQSAERDTMQGWLRDWGRPTSADPNAHAHADHGGMPATGPEEIAALRQLSGAEFDRTFLNLMTGHQHGAVELARTEIRLGVHQQSRELARRIDLSRTAQIDQMLELLA, encoded by the coding sequence ATGACCCGTTACCGTCGTAGCCTGCTCGCCGCGAGCCTCCTACTGCTCACCGGCTGCGGCAGCGCCACCGCGCCCACCCCACCGACCAGCACCCCGCCGGAAGCATCGCCCGCCCCGACCGCCGTCGTCTCGGCCATCGGAGAGTTCAACGCCGCCGACGTGATGTTCCTCCAGATGATGGTCACCCATCATGAGCAGGGAATCGAGCTGGTACGGCTCGCCGAGACCCGGGCCCAGCGACCGGAGCTGAAGATCCTGGCCGCCGCCATCGACGTCACCCAGTCCGCCGAACGGGACACGATGCAGGGCTGGCTACGTGACTGGGGTCGTCCGACCTCGGCGGATCCGAACGCACATGCGCACGCTGACCACGGTGGCATGCCGGCCACCGGCCCCGAGGAGATCGCCGCCCTGCGGCAGCTCAGCGGAGCCGAATTCGACAGGACCTTCCTCAACCTGATGACCGGGCACCAGCATGGGGCCGTGGAGTTGGCCCGTACCGAGATCCGGCTCGGGGTGCATCAGCAGTCCCGGGAGTTGGCCCGGCGGATCGACCTGTCGCGTACCGCCCAGATCGACCAGATGCTCGAACTGCTTGCTTGA
- a CDS encoding lytic polysaccharide monooxygenase: MRRPLVLSFLTVAAVVGSALVVASPAQAHGYVSSPPSRQALCAQGRVANCGEIRWEPQSVEGPKGLRSCSGGNSRFAQLDDESKGWPATSVGGGSATFSWVLTARHATSTWEYYIGSQRIALFNDGGRQPGATVTHQVNLGGYTGRQKVLAIWNIADTANAFYACVDVQIGGGPNPTPTVTPTSTPDPNPTSPPPTGGTWSAGTAYQVGSAVTYGGTTYRCRQAHTAIPGWEPPNVPSLWQQL, translated from the coding sequence ATGCGAAGACCGCTCGTTCTTTCGTTCCTGACCGTGGCCGCCGTCGTGGGAAGCGCCCTGGTGGTGGCCTCGCCCGCGCAGGCACACGGGTACGTGTCATCCCCGCCCAGCCGGCAGGCACTCTGTGCACAGGGCCGGGTGGCGAACTGCGGCGAGATCCGGTGGGAGCCGCAGAGTGTCGAAGGCCCCAAGGGGCTGCGCAGCTGTAGCGGTGGTAACAGCCGGTTCGCCCAGTTGGACGACGAGAGCAAGGGCTGGCCCGCCACCTCGGTGGGCGGCGGCTCTGCCACGTTCAGCTGGGTGCTGACCGCCCGGCACGCCACCAGCACCTGGGAGTACTACATCGGCAGCCAGCGGATCGCGCTGTTCAACGACGGCGGTCGCCAACCCGGGGCCACCGTCACCCACCAGGTGAACCTCGGCGGCTACACCGGACGGCAGAAGGTCCTGGCCATCTGGAACATCGCCGACACGGCGAACGCCTTCTACGCCTGCGTCGACGTGCAGATCGGCGGCGGGCCGAACCCGACCCCCACCGTTACGCCTACGTCCACGCCCGATCCGAACCCGACCTCCCCGCCGCCGACCGGCGGCACCTGGAGTGCCGGCACCGCCTACCAGGTTGGCAGCGCCGTCACCTACGGCGGCACCACCTACCGCTGCCGACAGGCGCACACCGCTATCCCCGGCTGGGAACCTCCGAACGTTCCATCCCTCTGGCAGCAGCTCTGA
- a CDS encoding MGMT family protein, giving the protein MTPEEYVETVLACVEAIPPGRVASYGAIADHLAERSGRTSSRLVGSIMARHGGGVPWHRVVNAAGRLPPGHEREARARLMAEGIVFRSERVDMSRYAWWPAEAADRP; this is encoded by the coding sequence ATGACCCCGGAGGAGTACGTCGAAACCGTGCTCGCCTGCGTCGAGGCGATCCCGCCGGGGCGGGTGGCCTCGTACGGGGCGATCGCCGACCATCTGGCGGAGCGGTCCGGTCGAACGTCGTCCCGACTGGTCGGCTCGATCATGGCTCGGCACGGCGGCGGGGTGCCCTGGCATCGGGTGGTCAACGCCGCCGGCCGGCTGCCACCTGGCCATGAACGGGAGGCGCGGGCGCGCCTGATGGCGGAGGGCATCGTGTTCCGCAGCGAGCGGGTCGACATGTCTCGCTACGCCTGGTGGCCTGCCGAGGCTGCCGATCGGCCGTGA
- a CDS encoding pyridoxal phosphate-dependent decarboxylase family protein, with the protein MIEALPARGVPVEQVLAEIRGLRAADRPTHGGRLFAYVYDPAVAGLDDLAMSAYALSAHVNGLDPTAFPSLLAMENALVGAAARVLGGGPDTTAPDVVGSVTSGGTESLILAVKAARDARPEVARPRLVAPATAHAAFAKAAHYLGVALDLVPVSPETLRPEVADIAVAIGPETVLVACSAPSYAHGVVDPVGQIAAVAAAAGVRCHVDACFGGWTLPYLRRLGFDGPAFDFSVPGVTSISVDLHKYAYVPKGVSVLLHRDAGLRRPQYFASADWPGYTMINPGIASTRSGGPVAAAYATLRHLGDEGYLRLAEQTLGAVRGLADAVREVPGLRLMAEPESTVVCFTSTDAELDLFVLADELTARGWHTQPQLAYADLPASIHLTVTASVAPRVAEFGPDLAAAAADARKLGPVRLPDEMRALATTLTPDMLTPELVAGLAGGIGLGAAGSGGPDSTGGPTPERMATVNTLLDAAPPALRERLLVEFFSLLQRPTWA; encoded by the coding sequence ATGATCGAGGCGTTGCCCGCGCGGGGCGTACCGGTGGAACAGGTGCTGGCCGAGATTCGCGGGCTGCGCGCCGCGGACCGACCGACCCACGGCGGGCGGCTCTTCGCCTATGTCTACGACCCGGCGGTGGCCGGGCTGGACGACCTGGCGATGTCGGCGTACGCGCTCTCGGCGCACGTCAACGGGCTCGACCCGACCGCCTTTCCGTCGCTGCTGGCGATGGAGAACGCCCTGGTCGGGGCGGCGGCCCGGGTGCTCGGCGGCGGCCCGGACACGACCGCGCCGGACGTGGTGGGGAGCGTGACCAGCGGCGGTACGGAGTCGCTGATCCTGGCCGTCAAGGCGGCCAGGGACGCCCGACCGGAAGTGGCCCGGCCCCGGCTGGTGGCCCCGGCGACGGCGCATGCCGCGTTCGCGAAGGCAGCCCACTACCTGGGGGTGGCGCTCGACCTGGTGCCGGTGTCGCCGGAGACGTTGCGTCCCGAGGTGGCCGACATCGCGGTGGCGATCGGGCCGGAGACCGTGCTGGTGGCGTGCTCCGCGCCGTCGTACGCCCACGGGGTGGTGGACCCGGTCGGCCAGATCGCGGCGGTCGCGGCGGCGGCGGGGGTGCGCTGTCACGTGGACGCCTGCTTCGGCGGCTGGACCCTGCCCTACCTGCGTCGGCTCGGGTTCGACGGGCCGGCGTTCGACTTCTCCGTGCCCGGGGTCACCTCGATCTCGGTGGATCTGCACAAGTACGCCTACGTCCCGAAGGGTGTGTCGGTGCTGTTGCACCGGGACGCCGGGCTACGCCGGCCGCAGTACTTCGCCTCGGCTGACTGGCCGGGCTACACGATGATCAACCCGGGCATCGCCTCGACCCGCTCGGGTGGGCCGGTCGCCGCCGCCTACGCCACCCTGCGGCACCTCGGCGACGAGGGCTATCTGCGGCTCGCCGAGCAGACCCTCGGTGCGGTACGGGGACTCGCCGACGCGGTACGCGAAGTGCCGGGGCTGCGGTTGATGGCCGAGCCGGAGTCGACCGTGGTCTGCTTCACGAGCACGGATGCCGAGTTGGACCTCTTCGTCCTCGCCGACGAGCTGACCGCCCGGGGTTGGCACACCCAGCCCCAGTTGGCGTACGCCGACCTGCCGGCCAGCATTCACCTGACGGTGACCGCCTCGGTGGCACCCCGGGTGGCGGAGTTCGGGCCGGACCTGGCGGCTGCGGCGGCGGACGCCCGCAAGCTCGGTCCGGTGCGGCTGCCCGACGAGATGCGCGCGCTGGCCACCACCCTCACCCCGGACATGCTCACCCCCGAGTTGGTCGCCGGCCTGGCCGGTGGGATCGGTCTCGGTGCCGCCGGCAGTGGCGGTCCCGATTCGACTGGCGGGCCCACGCCCGAGCGGATGGCGACGGTGAACACGCTGCTCGACGCCGCCCCGCCGGCGTTGCGGGAACGACTACTGGTCGAGTTCTTCAGCCTGTTGCAGCGCCCGACCTGGGCCTGA
- a CDS encoding MFS transporter — translation MSVSPPVRDHVLPRRVHLGYASGSLVTGAFGTVPGLLLLPYLTDTMGVAAGVAALLVLGPKAWDVLVNPIAGRVSDRTRSRWGARRPYLLGAGLALAVLFAAIFAAPFGTGPGAGAYVAFAFLATATAFAFFQVPYVAMPAELTTGYQERTRLMTWRIAVLALTILVSGALAPAVVAAGGQGIPGYRWMGLFVAALIVLGTVGSFLGTATRSASGGEVATSRDATAADWDGTATSRDGTAADRDESAGASFRAQLAVAARNRPFRVLLICFVVQSAGIATILAGVNYFADHVLGGSAAGPTVLFACFVGPALLVMPVWSRVGARLGKLPAFCWASAIFAVGALALVVAPMLPPVAVYALVAAIGCGYAGQQVFALAMLPDCIAYDAARTGRRQAGVFTGLWTAGETFGLALGPGIYGLVLQISGYASSATGTTAVQSDSARLGVLLGFTVLPAVLVGFAVLLLRGYDLTAERLAEAERMAAERMAAERMAAAERSPGAPAAERVSE, via the coding sequence ATGTCAGTGTCGCCGCCCGTCCGGGACCATGTACTGCCGCGCCGGGTGCACCTCGGCTACGCCTCCGGCTCGCTGGTCACCGGCGCGTTCGGCACCGTGCCCGGGTTGCTGCTGCTGCCGTACCTGACCGACACCATGGGCGTCGCGGCCGGTGTCGCCGCCCTGCTGGTGCTCGGCCCGAAGGCGTGGGACGTGCTGGTGAATCCGATCGCCGGACGGGTCTCCGACCGGACCCGGTCCCGCTGGGGTGCCCGCCGGCCGTACCTCCTGGGGGCGGGGCTCGCCCTGGCGGTGCTCTTCGCGGCCATCTTCGCCGCGCCGTTCGGCACCGGCCCGGGGGCCGGGGCGTACGTCGCCTTCGCCTTCCTGGCCACCGCGACCGCGTTCGCCTTCTTCCAGGTGCCGTACGTGGCGATGCCGGCCGAACTGACCACCGGCTACCAGGAGCGCACCCGGTTGATGACCTGGCGGATCGCGGTGCTGGCGCTGACCATCCTGGTCTCCGGCGCGCTCGCTCCGGCCGTGGTCGCCGCCGGTGGCCAGGGTATTCCGGGTTACCGCTGGATGGGACTGTTCGTGGCCGCGCTGATCGTGCTCGGGACGGTCGGCTCGTTTCTCGGCACGGCAACTCGGTCCGCTTCCGGTGGCGAGGTGGCGACCAGCCGGGACGCGACGGCTGCCGACTGGGACGGGACGGCAACCAGCCGGGACGGGACGGCGGCCGACCGGGACGAGTCGGCCGGGGCGAGTTTTCGGGCCCAGCTCGCGGTTGCGGCCCGAAATCGGCCGTTCCGGGTGCTGCTGATCTGTTTCGTCGTCCAGTCGGCGGGGATCGCCACCATCCTGGCCGGGGTCAACTACTTCGCGGATCACGTCCTGGGTGGCTCCGCCGCCGGCCCGACCGTTCTCTTCGCCTGTTTCGTCGGGCCAGCTCTGCTGGTGATGCCGGTCTGGAGCCGGGTGGGGGCCCGGCTCGGCAAGCTACCGGCCTTCTGCTGGGCCTCCGCGATCTTCGCGGTGGGGGCACTCGCCCTGGTCGTCGCGCCGATGCTGCCGCCGGTCGCGGTCTACGCGCTGGTCGCCGCCATCGGCTGCGGTTACGCCGGGCAGCAGGTGTTCGCGCTGGCCATGCTGCCGGACTGCATCGCGTACGACGCGGCGCGTACCGGCCGGCGACAGGCGGGCGTCTTCACCGGGCTGTGGACGGCGGGGGAGACCTTCGGCCTGGCCCTCGGCCCGGGGATCTACGGGCTGGTCCTCCAGATCTCCGGGTACGCCTCGTCGGCCACCGGTACGACGGCGGTGCAGTCCGACTCGGCCCGGCTGGGGGTGCTGCTCGGCTTCACCGTGCTGCCCGCCGTGCTGGTCGGGTTCGCGGTGCTGCTGCTGCGCGGCTACGACCTGACCGCCGAGCGGCTCGCCGAGGCGGAACGGATGGCAGCGGAACGGATGGCAGCGGAACGGATGGCAGCGGCCGAGCGGAGTCCCGGCGCGCCGGCGGCTGAGCGGGTCAGCGAGTGA
- the proB gene encoding glutamate 5-kinase gives MRETVTAAQRIVVKVGSSSLTTTEGGLDTARMDALTGVLGGLVAEGREVVLVSSGAIAAGLAPLGLRRRPRDLATQQAAASVGQGLLIGHYAASFARQGLTVGQVLLTVDDVTRRAHYRNAYRTLRKLLDLRAVPIVNENDTVATDEIRFGDNDRLAALVAALVHADLLVLLSDVDALYTGDPAQPGTSRIAEVHDAADLAGVAIGRAGKAGVGTGGMVTKVEAARIATGFGIPVVLTAAPLAAEALAGHPVGTYFHRVRQRPAARLFWLAHATSPRGRLHLDPGAVQAVVDRRKSLLPAGITAVDGAFTAGDPVDLVDTTGAPVARGLVNYDAVELPGLLGRSTGELAAALGPAYEREVVHRDDLVLL, from the coding sequence GTGCGGGAAACAGTCACGGCAGCCCAGCGGATCGTGGTCAAGGTCGGCTCGTCGTCCCTGACCACCACGGAGGGCGGGCTGGACACCGCGCGGATGGACGCCCTCACCGGCGTACTCGGTGGCCTGGTGGCCGAGGGCCGGGAGGTCGTACTGGTCTCGTCCGGGGCGATCGCCGCCGGGCTGGCCCCGCTCGGCCTGCGTCGCCGTCCCCGGGACCTGGCCACCCAGCAGGCCGCCGCCAGCGTCGGGCAGGGGCTGCTGATCGGGCACTACGCCGCCAGCTTCGCGCGGCAGGGGCTGACCGTCGGGCAGGTGCTGCTCACCGTCGACGACGTCACCCGTCGCGCGCACTACCGCAACGCGTACCGGACCCTGCGCAAACTGCTCGACCTGCGGGCCGTACCGATCGTCAACGAGAACGACACGGTCGCCACCGACGAGATCCGGTTTGGCGACAACGACCGGCTCGCCGCACTGGTCGCCGCCCTGGTCCACGCCGACCTGCTGGTGCTCCTCTCCGACGTGGACGCGCTCTACACCGGTGATCCGGCCCAGCCGGGCACCAGCCGGATCGCGGAGGTCCACGACGCCGCCGATCTCGCCGGGGTCGCGATCGGCCGGGCTGGCAAGGCAGGCGTCGGCACCGGCGGCATGGTCACCAAGGTCGAGGCAGCCCGGATCGCCACCGGCTTCGGCATCCCGGTGGTGCTGACCGCCGCACCGCTGGCCGCCGAGGCCCTCGCCGGTCACCCGGTGGGCACCTACTTCCACCGGGTACGACAGCGGCCGGCGGCCCGGCTCTTCTGGTTGGCGCACGCCACCTCGCCCCGGGGCCGACTACACCTGGACCCGGGGGCGGTGCAGGCGGTGGTGGACCGCCGTAAGTCGTTGTTGCCTGCCGGGATCACCGCCGTGGACGGTGCCTTCACCGCCGGCGACCCGGTCGACCTGGTGGACACCACCGGTGCGCCGGTGGCCCGAGGGCTGGTCAACTACGACGCGGTGGAGTTACCCGGTCTGCTCGGGCGGTCCACCGGGGAACTCGCCGCCGCCCTCGGCCCCGCCTACGAACGTGAGGTCGTCCACCGCGACGACCTCGTCCTGCTGTAA